The Sphaeramia orbicularis chromosome 16, fSphaOr1.1, whole genome shotgun sequence genome window below encodes:
- the LOC115435707 gene encoding E3 ubiquitin-protein ligase TRIM39-like has product MAAAGCVRSEDQFRCSICLDVFTDPVAISCGHNFCKSCITEHWRVNVPYQCPMCKEEFNTKPLLKINTFISEMVAQFRLEVHHEPNIYSSDQQAAKPGEVPCDVCTETKLKALKSCLVCLTSYCQTHLEPHLTLSGLKRHQLIDPVENLEDRMCRKHEKPLELFCRSDHTCICLFCPVLDHKNHEFVPLKDEYEEQKAELKKTEADIPQMIQERRLKIQEIQRSVELSKNAADTETAEGVEVYTALMESVQRSLDQFKEKIQERQRTTEKQAEDFIKELEQEICELEKRSTEVEQLSGCEDHLHFVQRFTCVKAAPSMKIWTKVSVRPPSYEGTVERAVSELEDKLRKDMKKVVKAELKRVQQYEVDVSLDPDTAHPGLILSDDGKQVHDGDEWKNLPDKPQRFTVHCNVLGKQSFSSGRFYFEVQVKGKTKWTVGVVRESINRKEVIPLRPQNGYWTICLRNGNEYNAAADPPVLLSVKSGLQKVGVFVDYEEGLVSFYDVGSSVLIYSFIGCCFNDKLLPFFSPCLNDGGPNSAPLIITPVDTE; this is encoded by the coding sequence ATGGCTGCTGCCGGTTGTGTCCGATCTGAAGATCAATTCCGgtgttccatctgtctggatgTCTTCACTGATCCAGTTGCAATAtcatgtggacacaacttctgcaaatccTGCATCACTGAGCACTGGAGGGTTAATGTCCCATATCAGTGTCCCATGTGCAAAGAGGAATTCAATACAAAACCTCTGCTGAAGATCAACACGTTCATCTCAGAGATGGTGGCTCAGTTCAGACTTGAAGTTCACCATGAACCAAACATCTACAGCTCAGACCAACAAGCTGCCAAACCAGGAGAAGTTCCCTGTGACGTCTGCACTGAAAccaaactgaaggccctgaagtcctgcctggtgtgtctgacctcctactgtcagactcatctggaacctcatctgacactttcaggactgaaaagacatcagctgattgaccctgtggagaacctggaaGACAGGATGTGTAGGAAACATGAGAAAcctctggagctgttctgtaGAAGCGACCACACATgtatctgtctgttctgtcctgtttTAGACCACAAGAACCATGAATTTGTTCCTCTGAAAGATGAATATGAAGAACAGAAGGCTGAGTTGAAGAAGACAGAGGCTGATATTCCGCAGATGATCCAGGAGAGACGACTGAAGATCCAGGAGATCCAACGGTCAGTGGAGCTCAGTAAGAACGCTGCAGACACAGAGACAGCAGAAGGTGTTGAGGTCTACACTGCTCTGATGGAATCTGTTCAGAGAAGTCTGGACCAGTTCAAAGAGAAGATCCAAGAAAGGCAGAGGACCACCgagaaacaggctgaagacttcatcaaagagctggaacaggaaatctgtgagctggagaagagaagcactgaggtggagcagctctcaggctgtgaagaccacctccactttgtCCAGAGGTTCACATGTGTAAAAGCTGCTCCATCCATGAAGATCTGGACAAAGGTCAGCGTCCGTCCACCATCATATGAGGGAACTGTGGAGAGAGCTGTGTCTGAGCTGGAGGACAAACTCAGAAAAGACATGAAGAAAGTGGTTAAAGCTGAGCTGAAGAGAGTCCAACAGTATGAGGTGGATGTGAGTCTGGATCCAGATACAGCACATCCTGGtctcatcctgtctgatgatggaAAACAGGTTCATGATGGTGATGAATGGAAGAACCTTCCAGACAAACCACAGAGATTCACTGTTCATTGCAATGTTTTGGGAaagcagagtttctcttcaggcaggtttTATTTCGAGGTTCAGGTCAAAGGAAAGACTAAATGGACAGTAGGAGTGGTCAGAGAGTCCATCAACAGGAAAGAAGTGATCCCACTGAGACCTCAGAACGGATACTGGACCATCTGTTTGAGAAATGGAAATGAATACAATGCTGCTGCTGatcctcctgtccttctgtctgtgaagTCTGGTCTtcagaaggtgggggtgtttgtggattacgaggagggtctggtctccttttatgaTGTAGGTTCTTCAGTTCTCATCTACTCCTTCATTGGCTGCTGCTTCAATGATAAACTCCTCCCATTCTTCAGTCCATGTCTAAATGATGGAGGTCcaaactctgctcctctgatcatcactcctgtcGACACTGAGTAA